The following coding sequences are from one Lycium ferocissimum isolate CSIRO_LF1 chromosome 3, AGI_CSIRO_Lferr_CH_V1, whole genome shotgun sequence window:
- the LOC132051218 gene encoding CRIB domain-containing protein RIC6-like → MTTKVKGLLKGLRYISQVFDEDKEKDMQIGFPTDVKHVAHIGWDGPSSVDNPSWMKEFKSPGAFQSAPLLPPPAEPKENPDIKWVSEDSNRRSRNANSSSPTKDKPEKPRTSRRHSTTENGSNENSTSKEPGAKSRSSRRHHNKDTSDGHKSSESSGKNNPDIPKKSRRKKSKEDGGSTRASRSKGTSSSTAQTTESGPGQECESSGISKEKQEE, encoded by the exons ATGACCACAAAGGTGAAAGGCCTTCTTAAAGGCCTTAGGTACATTTCTCAAGTTTTTG ATGAGGATAAAGAAAAAGATATGCAAATTGGCTTTCCTACAGATGTAAAGCATGTTGCACATATAGGATGGGATGGTCCATCGTCTGTTGATAATCCAAGCTGG ATGAAAGAATTTAAATCACCAGGAGCATTTCAATCAGCACCTTTGCTTCCTCCTCCAGCAGAGCCTAAAGAAAATCCTGACATTAAATGGGTTTCTGAAG ATTCAAACAGAAGGTCAAGAAATGCAAATTCATCCTCACCAACCAAAGACAAACCAGAGAAGCCAAGAACATCCAGGAGACATTCTACTACAGAAAATGGTAGCAATGAGAACTCTACAAGCAAAGAGCCTGGTGCCAAATCCAGGAGTTCGAGGCGACACCATAACAAGGACACGTCCGATGGCCACAAATCGAGTGAATCTTCGGGCAAAAACAACCCTGATATCCCTAAAAAATCACGACGAAAGAAGTCCAAGGAGGATGGTGGCTCGACCCGAGCATCAAGATCCAAAGGCACTTCTTCTAGTACAGCACAAACTACAGAATCAGGCCCCGGACAAGAATGTGAGAGTAGTGGCATATctaaagaaaaacaagaggagtga